A single Ignavibacteriales bacterium DNA region contains:
- a CDS encoding sugar transferase gives MTELLNENTPAILETKLVIRTLRSRGRELISLFNSYAERTLALLILISASPLIAAMLIIAAIETRSLPWYIQERGLTLDKYRFRIYKIRTMKETTEAADNNGIFIKSGLARQVTVAGRFLRRTGLDELPQLVNILKGEMSFIGPRPLSVEDLKLMLMEHPAEYRMRGLLTSKPGISGYWQIFGDR, from the coding sequence TTGACTGAATTGCTCAATGAGAATACCCCCGCAATACTTGAAACCAAACTTGTAATCCGGACTCTCAGAAGCCGGGGCAGGGAGTTAATCAGTTTATTTAACAGCTATGCAGAGAGAACTCTGGCGCTTTTGATTCTTATTTCAGCATCCCCCTTGATTGCGGCTATGCTGATCATCGCGGCTATTGAAACGAGATCGCTGCCATGGTATATACAAGAACGGGGTCTGACTCTGGATAAATACCGCTTCCGCATTTATAAAATAAGGACCATGAAAGAAACAACGGAAGCAGCTGATAATAACGGTATATTTATCAAAAGCGGTCTTGCGCGACAGGTTACTGTTGCGGGAAGATTTTTGAGGAGAACCGGGCTTGACGAGCTGCCACAGTTGGTAAATATCCTTAAAGGTGAAATGTCATTTATCGGGCCAAGACCTCTTTCAGTTGAAGATCTGAAGCTGATGCTTATGGAGCATCCGGCAGAATACCGGATGCGGGGATTGCTCACTTCAAAGCCGGGGATATCCGGTTATTGGCAGATATTTGGTGACCGGTAG
- a CDS encoding lamin tail domain-containing protein: MRKSYFFLWVFLLFYGISGVGYGQVSITQFDVASTQNFSGLGSSGTATLPSGFKIGTDWSSGSTATTLAYGTSGTGIVTGTSGGGAINWANGVTASSTDRALGFLATGSYTSPRSIIFAFTNNTGNTIGSLDVSWNYEKFRSGTRAFDWTFFHGSTSTAGTANTNGNQSYAADANNTTIPNPPSSISKSFTISNLSIADGSTYYLRWTYTGSGGSTNAQGLGIDDFSVTAKIIEPTTQSSGIGFSSIGDNSFTISWTSGNGANRVVLLRESSAVTFVPSDGTAPPAFVSGDILETSDDGNGNYFIYNGSGNSVDVTNLNSGTTYHVAIYEYNGSGTGVNYLSVNPATGNQATTGGGSPLIQITPSTLTGFNYIEGSGPSSSQTYSLSGTNLTPDSDDLTVTGSANYEVSTDNSSFGSSRTVSYSGGTLTSTTIYVRLKSALPAGEYNSEIIANSGGGATTINLTASGSVSYAEPSAQASNVTFSTISATGFTINWTSGNGTKRLVVVKSGSAVDTDPTDGVTYTANPAFGSGTQIGTGNYVVYNDNGSSVAVTGLTSGITYHVAVYEYNGGSGSENYRTSDEATGSQMTTLNAVYFDGSATYTQNFNTLASSGTSSTLPTGWYLSESGSSANTTYTAGTGTGTGGDTYSFGAADNSDRAFGGLLSSSVIPTVGLAYVNNTGGTITNLPISYIGEQWRLGATSRVDQLDFAYSTNATSLTTGTWTEFNALDFVAPVTSGALGALDGNITANRVAIGAEITGLNLANGSVLWIRWTDFNASGSDDGLAVDDFQIVVQPATQATSVNFTGVTTTGFTINWTNGSGSNRVVILKSGSAVDSDPIDGTTYSANAAFGSGTQIGTGNYVVYNGSGTSVAVTGLTSGVTYYAAVYEYDGLSAVTNYLTTSPATGNQTTLAPAIALSSPSQVVTGNIFKGSDDNVISKFQLAVTTAQATVTLISVPLAGTYLAVDIKASGLKLWYNSTNSFSGATQLGTSQSSVSEGTGETVSFSSLSQNISADATGYFFVTASIANEAGDDKTIYAGAMSAGNFTVSSGNKSGTTTQGGTQTIIANPEPVITITADPALTEENLNGAVVTITLTNVEFTDDQFDAENFTLNNVPESITIGSLEYVSTSSARCTLSYDGTDFDANITTFSITILDGEFSGSPGDLTSDNLTITATVEVVPTVTTNEAITSKTSTTAVWGGEATATGGESVTVKGIVWSTSASPTVALETKTTEGAGLGAITGNMTGLSPNTTYYVRAYATNNVGTAYGTERSFTTDGLGTPPTANAASNITSTGFTANWGSVLGASSYRLDVATDENFTGVINATDLLISEYVEGSSNNKYIEIFNGTGASVNLANYELRSFANGSTSPASEALTGTLESGAVIVLKNSLAALTLPSGVSATNNSAVNFNGDDAVAIYKISTSSYVDIFGRIGNDPGTAWSSGSHSTLDKTLRRKSTVTAGITTSPTGTGSGAFTTLETEWEVYNIDVVSGLGNHSYGTEFYVTGYKNLTVAGTSQSVTGLNPGTTYYYRVRGFSANSTSGNSGVITVRTADNSQSASVTTGNNVSAPVTGATGVEEVLFTSVATGGNINVARFNEPPTGGTSGITGNISQYRLIIEPDNVLVFDEQAGYKLRFKASDLPGITTRPENLNTTSVRLHKRSTPGSGDFSAAITMTYYRNEDPALDYLESDLITNGFSEFIFSSPDQPLPVELVSFTAKVKSSEVHLQWETATEVNNYGFEVERSNAVETIHASSTQGRTWQKIGFVEGNGNSNSPKSYSFTDRNASAGKYIYRLKQVDTDGAFDYSDEVAVDLGTPAQFSLSQNYPNPFNPSTLVQYAVPVQSVVVLEIYDITGTRVAQPVNALHEPGSYSALFNLTDLNLASGTYILRLKASDMTGNMLYSASNKMLLLK, from the coding sequence ATGAGAAAAAGTTACTTTTTTCTTTGGGTGTTCTTACTGTTTTATGGGATAAGCGGGGTGGGGTATGGGCAGGTGAGTATAACACAATTTGATGTGGCTAGTACACAAAACTTTTCTGGTTTAGGTTCTTCAGGAACAGCAACGTTACCAAGTGGCTTTAAGATTGGGACGGACTGGTCTTCAGGTAGCACAGCAACAACTTTGGCATACGGAACAAGTGGAACGGGAATTGTGACGGGTACTTCAGGCGGAGGAGCAATCAACTGGGCGAATGGTGTGACTGCAAGCTCTACGGATAGAGCTCTGGGTTTTCTAGCAACCGGATCATATACTTCACCGAGAAGTATAATATTTGCTTTTACTAATAATACTGGAAATACAATCGGAAGTTTAGATGTGTCATGGAATTATGAAAAATTCCGCTCTGGCACAAGAGCATTCGATTGGACATTCTTTCATGGATCAACATCTACTGCTGGTACCGCAAATACCAATGGTAATCAGTCATATGCAGCTGATGCAAATAATACAACTATTCCAAATCCACCCTCTTCAATCTCAAAATCGTTTACTATTAGCAATTTATCAATAGCAGATGGTTCAACATACTATTTACGATGGACTTATACTGGCTCAGGAGGTAGTACAAATGCCCAAGGATTGGGAATAGACGACTTTTCAGTTACTGCGAAAATTATTGAACCAACTACACAATCTAGTGGGATTGGTTTTTCTTCAATTGGAGATAATAGTTTCACTATAAGCTGGACGAGTGGAAACGGTGCGAACAGAGTTGTCCTTTTAAGGGAAAGTAGTGCGGTAACTTTTGTGCCGAGTGATGGCACAGCACCTCCGGCATTTGTTTCTGGGGATATATTAGAAACAAGTGACGACGGAAACGGTAATTACTTCATTTACAATGGTAGCGGCAATTCGGTTGATGTTACAAATCTGAATTCGGGAACAACCTATCATGTCGCAATATATGAGTATAATGGCAGCGGCACAGGAGTAAACTATCTTAGTGTAAACCCTGCTACTGGCAATCAGGCAACAACCGGAGGTGGATCTCCCCTTATTCAAATTACTCCATCGACTCTAACTGGCTTCAATTATATTGAAGGAAGCGGACCATCTTCTTCTCAAACATATTCACTCTCAGGGACAAACCTTACTCCTGACTCAGATGATTTGACTGTTACAGGGTCAGCCAACTATGAGGTGTCAACAGATAACAGCAGTTTTGGTTCTTCAAGAACCGTATCTTATTCCGGCGGAACTCTGACTTCAACCACTATTTATGTACGCCTCAAATCTGCTCTTCCTGCGGGAGAATACAATTCTGAGATTATTGCTAATTCAGGCGGCGGAGCAACAACGATAAATCTTACAGCAAGCGGATCTGTATCTTATGCTGAACCATCAGCACAGGCAAGCAATGTTACATTTTCTACTATAAGCGCAACCGGATTTACCATTAATTGGACATCCGGAAATGGTACGAAGCGGCTTGTTGTGGTAAAATCCGGCAGTGCTGTTGATACTGACCCTACCGATGGTGTTACCTATACTGCAAATCCAGCTTTTGGCAGCGGTACACAGATTGGTACAGGCAACTATGTTGTATACAATGACAATGGCAGCAGTGTGGCAGTAACGGGATTAACTTCCGGCATAACATACCATGTGGCTGTGTATGAATATAATGGCGGGTCAGGTTCAGAGAATTATAGAACTTCGGATGAGGCAACAGGGTCACAGATGACGACTTTGAATGCCGTTTATTTTGATGGTTCTGCAACTTATACACAGAATTTTAATACACTCGCTTCTTCTGGTACATCTTCAACCTTGCCAACAGGGTGGTACTTATCTGAGTCGGGTTCAAGTGCTAATACAACTTATACAGCCGGAACAGGAACGGGTACTGGTGGAGATACTTACAGTTTTGGGGCGGCAGATAATTCAGATCGTGCATTTGGAGGGCTTCTATCATCAAGCGTAATACCAACTGTTGGTCTGGCTTATGTAAATAATACCGGTGGCACAATAACAAATCTTCCAATTTCATATATTGGTGAGCAGTGGCGTTTAGGCGCAACAAGCCGAGTTGATCAATTGGATTTTGCATACAGTACAAACGCAACATCACTAACAACAGGAACTTGGACAGAATTTAACGCTCTGGATTTTGTAGCACCTGTTACAAGCGGTGCATTGGGTGCATTAGATGGCAACATTACAGCAAACCGAGTTGCCATTGGTGCAGAAATTACCGGCTTAAATCTTGCAAACGGTTCTGTTTTGTGGATTCGCTGGACAGATTTCAATGCATCAGGATCAGATGACGGCCTTGCCGTCGATGATTTTCAGATTGTAGTACAGCCGGCAACTCAGGCAACTTCCGTTAATTTTACCGGTGTAACAACAACAGGGTTTACTATTAACTGGACGAACGGTTCAGGCAGTAACCGTGTAGTTATTCTTAAATCGGGATCCGCGGTTGACTCAGACCCTATCGACGGAACAACATATTCAGCAAATGCAGCATTTGGCAGCGGAACACAGATTGGTACCGGAAACTATGTTGTATATAACGGCAGCGGCACAAGCGTTGCAGTAACCGGGCTGACATCAGGTGTAACATATTATGCTGCAGTTTATGAATATGACGGACTTTCAGCTGTAACAAACTACCTGACTACATCGCCGGCTACCGGAAATCAAACAACTTTAGCTCCGGCAATTGCTCTTTCTTCTCCATCGCAGGTGGTGACAGGAAATATATTTAAGGGCTCGGATGATAACGTTATTTCAAAATTCCAGCTTGCAGTAACAACAGCACAGGCAACAGTTACTTTAATTTCTGTGCCCCTGGCAGGAACGTATCTTGCTGTAGATATTAAAGCATCAGGTCTTAAGCTGTGGTATAATTCTACAAACTCTTTCAGCGGAGCAACTCAACTCGGTACCTCACAGAGTTCTGTAAGTGAAGGCACAGGTGAAACGGTTTCTTTTTCATCACTGAGCCAGAATATATCTGCTGATGCAACGGGTTATTTCTTTGTTACAGCAAGCATAGCAAATGAAGCAGGGGATGACAAAACTATTTATGCAGGAGCAATGTCAGCAGGTAACTTTACCGTATCTTCAGGCAATAAATCCGGGACAACAACTCAGGGAGGAACCCAGACCATCATAGCAAATCCAGAGCCGGTGATAACAATTACTGCCGATCCAGCCCTTACTGAGGAAAATCTTAACGGAGCAGTTGTAACAATAACTCTGACCAATGTTGAGTTTACTGATGATCAGTTTGACGCAGAAAACTTTACACTGAATAATGTACCTGAAAGTATAACAATAGGCTCATTGGAATATGTGAGTACCAGTTCTGCAAGATGTACTCTATCTTATGATGGTACTGACTTTGATGCCAATATAACAACTTTCAGCATAACCATACTTGATGGGGAGTTTTCTGGCAGTCCAGGTGATCTTACCAGTGATAATCTGACAATTACCGCAACGGTTGAAGTTGTCCCGACAGTTACAACCAACGAAGCGATAACAAGCAAAACCTCAACAACCGCAGTCTGGGGTGGTGAAGCAACTGCGACGGGCGGAGAAAGCGTTACTGTGAAAGGAATAGTCTGGAGCACTTCAGCTTCACCTACAGTGGCACTTGAAACAAAGACCACTGAAGGAGCAGGTCTTGGTGCGATCACCGGAAATATGACCGGCCTTTCACCTAATACTACCTACTATGTGAGAGCATATGCAACAAACAATGTAGGAACAGCTTATGGCACGGAACGTTCATTTACGACAGACGGTCTTGGTACTCCTCCCACAGCTAATGCAGCAAGCAATATTACTTCAACCGGCTTCACCGCAAACTGGGGCAGTGTACTAGGTGCATCAAGCTATCGCCTTGATGTTGCAACGGATGAGAATTTTACTGGAGTGATTAATGCAACTGACCTGCTTATCTCTGAGTATGTTGAGGGTTCGAGCAATAATAAATATATTGAAATCTTCAATGGTACGGGGGCTTCTGTTAACCTGGCAAATTATGAATTGCGGTCGTTTGCAAATGGATCAACTTCACCAGCATCCGAGGCATTAACAGGAACATTGGAAAGCGGAGCTGTAATTGTGCTAAAGAACTCATTAGCTGCATTAACTCTGCCATCCGGTGTATCAGCAACAAACAATAGCGCTGTTAATTTTAACGGTGACGATGCTGTTGCAATTTATAAAATCTCAACAAGCTCATATGTTGACATATTCGGGCGAATTGGAAATGATCCTGGTACTGCCTGGAGCAGTGGTTCACATTCAACACTCGATAAAACTCTAAGAAGAAAATCAACTGTTACTGCAGGAATAACAACTAGTCCAACCGGGACAGGTTCAGGTGCATTTACTACTTTGGAGACTGAGTGGGAAGTGTATAACATTGATGTTGTATCAGGTCTTGGCAATCATTCCTATGGTACAGAGTTCTATGTTACAGGTTATAAAAATCTTACTGTTGCGGGAACATCACAAAGCGTTACGGGTCTTAACCCCGGGACCACATACTACTACCGCGTCCGCGGATTCAGTGCAAACAGCACAAGCGGTAACTCAGGAGTAATCACTGTCAGAACGGCTGATAATTCTCAGAGTGCTTCTGTTACCACAGGAAATAATGTATCGGCTCCGGTAACCGGAGCAACCGGTGTTGAAGAAGTTCTCTTCACGAGTGTCGCAACCGGCGGCAACATCAATGTTGCAAGATTTAACGAACCACCAACAGGGGGAACATCCGGTATAACCGGTAATATCAGCCAGTACAGACTGATCATTGAACCTGATAATGTTCTCGTATTTGATGAGCAGGCTGGTTATAAACTCAGATTTAAGGCATCAGATCTTCCGGGTATTACGACCAGACCGGAAAACCTTAATACTACATCTGTTCGTCTGCATAAGAGAAGCACTCCCGGCTCAGGAGATTTCTCCGCGGCAATTACTATGACGTATTACCGCAATGAGGATCCGGCATTGGATTATCTTGAATCAGATCTTATCACAAACGGGTTCAGTGAATTCATTTTCAGCAGCCCGGATCAGCCCCTCCCCGTCGAACTGGTTTCCTTTACCGCGAAGGTGAAGAGCAGTGAGGTGCATCTGCAGTGGGAGACTGCTACCGAAGTAAACAATTACGGATTTGAGGTTGAACGGTCAAATGCTGTTGAAACGATACATGCATCGTCAACACAGGGACGCACCTGGCAGAAGATCGGTTTTGTTGAAGGTAACGGCAACTCAAACTCTCCGAAATCTTATTCATTCACGGACAGAAACGCCTCCGCAGGCAAATATATATACCGCCTGAAGCAGGTTGATACCGACGGTGCATTCGACTATTCTGATGAAGTGGCAGTTGATCTCGGCACTCCGGCTCAGTTCTCTCTTTCACAGAACTATCCGAACCCGTTCAATCCGTCAACTCTGGTGCAGTATGCTGTGCCGGTGCAGTCGGTTGTGGTTCTGGAAATCTATGATATCACCGGTACACGGGTCGCGCAGCCGGTTAACGCTCTGCACGAACCGGGTTCTTATTCGGCACTTTTTAATCTTACTGACCTTAATCTGGCATCAGGCACATATATTCTTCGCCTGAAAGCTTCAGATATGACAGGTAATATGCTTTATTCCGCAAGCAACAAGATGTTGCTGCTGAAATAA
- a CDS encoding T9SS type A sorting domain-containing protein translates to MKTVLLLLILSICLFAQQEKSVHQSESEYYSRNPGLVGREFFKASANPELEGIESVSHQIYGFHPYWVSDATASGYYYSLLTHVAYFSAEVDNSTSTTGGFSTTRNWATTQVVDYCKKNGVKIHLTITMFSNHDRVLANAAYRTNLVNNIITQVNLRGADGANIDFETISSGQKDNFRLFIAELGSALKANNLELVIELPAVDWSNIFDNTFFTTVNSNIDFYFLMAYDYYYKGSSTAGPISPLTTGTSIRHVMRSITTYNSVGVPLNKLITGFNYYGYEWPVSASTRMASATAEGVTKTFSQVKTAISTIPSGDKFFDDTYKSPWYRYQSGSQWYQTWYDDSLSLSMKYDSIKSRGCAGTGMWALSYDGANTDLWGALKKAFASESNNANTILANFESSSGTFNNIPTFSGSTVGISTSSTSARSLGQAYNGWASLEVVLMDNASSSSNWTVRLLSGGGTPANNTTLSSTGYIGFYLKTSSAPAGAQIAVTIDDGAGGTELSSKKTVINNGQWNLYEWSLQEAGWVSFAAGNGVVNGPTITLDAIMFYALNNSPDWTSLIDDVSFNSTTPLPVELVSFTAKVKSSAVHLQWETATEVNNYGFEVERSNAAETMHASSTQGRTWQKIGFVEGNGNSNSPKSYSFTDRNASAGKYIYRLKQVDTDGAFDYSDEVAVDLGTPAQFSLSQNYPNPFNPSTLVQYAVPVQSVVVLEIYDITGTRVAQPVNALHEPGSYSALFNLTDLNLASGTYIYRLSATDMSGNIMYSAINKMLLLK, encoded by the coding sequence ATGAAAACAGTACTTTTGCTTCTTATTCTTTCGATTTGTCTCTTTGCACAGCAGGAGAAATCAGTACATCAATCCGAATCTGAGTATTACTCCAGGAATCCTGGATTGGTTGGCCGGGAGTTCTTCAAGGCATCAGCTAATCCTGAGCTCGAAGGTATTGAATCGGTTTCGCACCAAATATATGGCTTTCATCCTTACTGGGTAAGTGATGCAACTGCTTCAGGCTATTATTATAGTCTGCTCACTCATGTCGCTTATTTTAGCGCGGAAGTTGATAACTCAACTTCCACTACTGGAGGATTCAGCACAACACGCAACTGGGCTACTACTCAGGTAGTGGATTATTGCAAGAAAAACGGCGTTAAAATTCATCTTACTATCACTATGTTTTCTAACCATGACAGAGTGCTTGCGAATGCCGCGTATCGCACAAACCTTGTTAACAATATTATCACACAAGTAAATCTGCGCGGGGCAGACGGCGCAAATATTGATTTTGAGACTATATCCTCCGGCCAGAAAGATAATTTCAGATTGTTCATAGCAGAATTGGGCTCTGCACTTAAGGCGAACAATCTTGAACTGGTAATTGAGCTTCCGGCTGTTGACTGGAGCAACATTTTTGATAATACATTTTTTACCACCGTTAACAGCAATATTGACTTCTATTTCCTGATGGCATATGATTATTATTATAAGGGAAGTTCAACTGCAGGACCTATTTCGCCTCTTACAACCGGTACTTCAATCCGTCATGTGATGCGAAGCATTACAACTTATAATAGTGTGGGGGTTCCTCTCAATAAACTGATTACCGGTTTTAATTATTACGGATACGAATGGCCTGTTTCAGCAAGCACAAGAATGGCTTCCGCAACAGCGGAGGGGGTAACCAAGACCTTCAGCCAGGTTAAAACTGCAATAAGCACTATTCCTTCCGGAGATAAATTTTTTGATGACACCTATAAATCGCCCTGGTATAGGTATCAGAGCGGCTCGCAATGGTATCAGACCTGGTATGATGATTCGCTCAGTCTTTCGATGAAATATGATTCTATAAAATCCAGAGGATGCGCGGGAACCGGCATGTGGGCGCTTAGCTATGACGGCGCCAATACTGATTTATGGGGAGCATTAAAAAAAGCTTTTGCCTCAGAATCTAATAACGCAAATACTATTCTGGCAAATTTTGAATCTTCTTCAGGTACGTTTAACAATATTCCTACATTCAGCGGTTCTACAGTAGGCATTTCAACCTCATCAACTTCAGCCAGGAGTTTGGGACAGGCATATAATGGATGGGCATCTCTTGAAGTGGTTTTGATGGACAATGCTTCATCATCAAGCAATTGGACTGTGCGGCTTCTTTCTGGAGGCGGAACCCCGGCGAATAATACCACTCTGTCATCAACCGGATATATTGGTTTCTACCTCAAAACATCTTCCGCTCCGGCTGGGGCACAGATTGCGGTCACCATTGATGACGGCGCTGGGGGAACGGAGCTTTCTTCGAAGAAAACTGTCATTAATAATGGGCAGTGGAATCTTTATGAATGGAGTCTGCAGGAAGCAGGCTGGGTAAGCTTTGCAGCAGGGAACGGAGTTGTTAACGGTCCAACGATTACGCTCGATGCAATAATGTTTTATGCATTAAATAATTCACCCGACTGGACATCACTTATTGATGATGTCAGTTTTAACTCTACCACTCCCCTGCCCGTCGAACTGGTTTCTTTTACCGCGAAGGTAAAGAGCAGTGCGGTGCATCTGCAGTGGGAGACTGCTACCGAAGTAAACAATTACGGATTTGAGGTTGAACGGTCAAATGCCGCAGAAACGATGCATGCATCGTCTACACAGGGACGCACCTGGCAGAAGATCGGCTTTGTTGAAGGTAACGGAAACTCCAACTCTCCGAAATCTTATTCATTCACGGACAGAAACGCCTCCGCAGGCAAATATATATACCGCCTGAAGCAGGTTGATACCGATGGTGCATTCGACTATTCTGATGAAGTGGCAGTTGATCTCGGCACTCCGGCTCAGTTCTCGCTTTCACAGAACTATCCGAACCCGTTCAACCCCTCAACTCTGGTGCAGTATGCTGTGCCGGTGCAGTCGGTTGTGGTTTTGGAAATCTATGATATCACCGGTACACGGGTCGCGCAGCCGGTTAACGCTCTGCACGAACCGGGTTCTTATTCGGCACTTTTTAATCTTACTGACCTTAATCTGGCATCAGGCACATATATCTACCGCCTGAGCGCGACTGATATGTCAGGCAATATTATGTATTCGGCTATTAACAAAATGTTATTACTTAAATAA
- a CDS encoding ATP-binding protein, which translates to MQLQFRNRELSFLDGVSRESLSGGRLVLLTGKRDTGKTYLAGQHLKKNRGAYISMAIKSAPTQLADISEYLKSFPFTRDFIPAFRSWREFFLFLFHISRDEKVNLVIDDFHNFEKTDPEFLAEFASLWKQYARESRLQLILITGNQSFLRKYFGEEGLLKGLVDYSVRLRPVSFTEILKIVSDSGKHVAFNELVKIYLIFGGMPKYYAMINRFGLWGKSTEEILRALIFSDYAPLGHQILSGTGEEFTSRNKIYLSVLQAIAAGKNAVTEIGEHAGIPDTSTTKYLNELEHKRGYIKRKVPLGTADPLRSKTGRYFFRSYFDQFVFRFIQPDIISYQMGQYEKMLARVMAGLDQYIREQFFLIIKRALRDYREHKVVTALTGSAVALAGEYWTRKVQFDLGILERNSATMKLCRCYYGEMPDAEAIKQLRHDFEEAVKQSPQMKHELLIHTEKKPARELIEQLPSGTMVYTTAELRGLLERLASDEAPKPEQNKKSGAVKTLRRKKAIKV; encoded by the coding sequence ATGCAGCTTCAATTCAGAAACCGTGAGCTATCCTTCCTTGATGGGGTAAGCCGTGAATCCCTTAGCGGAGGACGGCTGGTATTGCTGACGGGAAAGCGTGATACCGGCAAGACCTATCTTGCGGGGCAGCACCTGAAAAAGAACCGTGGTGCATATATCTCCATGGCCATTAAATCGGCCCCCACACAGCTTGCGGATATCTCAGAATACCTGAAGAGCTTCCCCTTTACCAGAGACTTTATTCCGGCCTTCAGAAGCTGGAGGGAGTTCTTTCTTTTTCTCTTTCACATCAGCCGGGATGAGAAGGTGAATCTGGTTATTGATGACTTTCATAATTTTGAAAAAACCGATCCGGAGTTTCTCGCCGAGTTTGCGTCGCTCTGGAAGCAGTACGCACGGGAATCCAGGCTTCAACTTATTCTGATTACCGGCAATCAGTCATTCCTTCGCAAATACTTCGGAGAAGAAGGTCTCCTGAAAGGACTGGTTGACTACTCCGTCCGGCTCCGTCCAGTCAGCTTTACCGAAATTCTGAAGATTGTTTCTGATTCAGGCAAACATGTCGCGTTTAATGAGCTGGTAAAAATCTATCTGATATTCGGGGGAATGCCAAAGTATTACGCCATGATTAACCGCTTCGGCCTGTGGGGTAAATCAACAGAGGAAATTCTCCGTGCTCTCATCTTCAGTGACTATGCCCCGCTTGGCCATCAGATACTTTCCGGCACTGGGGAGGAGTTCACCAGCCGGAACAAAATATATCTGTCCGTTCTTCAGGCGATTGCAGCAGGGAAAAATGCCGTGACCGAAATCGGGGAGCACGCGGGAATTCCCGATACCAGCACCACCAAATATCTGAATGAACTTGAACACAAGCGCGGATATATAAAGAGAAAAGTGCCGCTGGGAACCGCAGATCCTCTCCGCTCAAAAACCGGCAGATATTTCTTCCGCAGTTATTTTGACCAGTTTGTCTTCCGCTTCATACAGCCGGATATCATCAGTTATCAGATGGGGCAGTATGAAAAGATGCTCGCGCGCGTTATGGCCGGGCTTGACCAATATATACGCGAACAGTTTTTCCTGATTATTAAACGCGCTCTGAGGGATTACCGGGAGCATAAAGTTGTTACTGCTCTGACCGGTTCGGCCGTGGCTCTGGCGGGGGAATACTGGACGCGAAAGGTGCAGTTTGATCTGGGTATCCTGGAGAGAAACTCCGCCACAATGAAGCTCTGCCGCTGTTATTACGGGGAGATGCCTGATGCTGAGGCAATCAAACAACTTCGTCACGATTTTGAAGAAGCGGTTAAGCAGTCCCCGCAGATGAAACATGAACTGCTGATTCATACGGAGAAAAAACCCGCGCGTGAGCTGATAGAACAGCTCCCTTCAGGTACCATGGTATATACTACTGCTGAACTGCGCGGGCTGCTGGAGCGGCTTGCCTCGGATGAAGCGCCTAAGCCGGAGCAGAATAAAAAATCCGGCGCGGTAAAAACTCTCCGCAGAAAGAAAGCAATAAAAGTCTGA